One Synergistaceae bacterium DNA window includes the following coding sequences:
- the fliP gene encoding flagellar type III secretion system pore protein FliP (The bacterial flagellar biogenesis protein FliP forms a type III secretion system (T3SS)-type pore required for flagellar assembly.) — translation MRKITASLVLLFLLAGVSYGAVQVNPPRSPEISSTITLPALRLGVTQADSPRDVALTLQILALMTVLSLVPAILLMVTSFTRIIIVLGFVQRAIGLQQSPPQQVIAGLSLFLTMFTMYPTWSQVYNDGLEPYLSGNITAQQAWDNSIQPVREFMFRYTRQEELSLIISMSESPRPANQSEVSTRVLIPAFMLSELKTAFQMGVVIYIPFLVVDMVVSSVLLAMGMMMLPPMMISLPFKILLFVMADGWNLVVMSVLKSFTNVP, via the coding sequence ATGCGAAAGATAACAGCTAGCCTCGTCCTGCTCTTTCTCTTGGCCGGAGTGTCGTACGGTGCTGTTCAGGTCAACCCTCCGCGAAGCCCGGAAATCTCCAGCACAATAACTCTCCCGGCACTGCGTCTCGGCGTAACTCAGGCGGACTCTCCGCGCGATGTCGCACTGACCCTGCAGATTCTCGCGCTTATGACCGTGCTGAGCCTCGTACCCGCAATCCTGCTCATGGTTACGAGCTTCACGAGAATAATTATCGTGCTGGGGTTCGTTCAGCGTGCAATAGGCCTCCAGCAGTCCCCGCCGCAGCAGGTAATCGCCGGGCTGTCGCTGTTCCTGACGATGTTCACGATGTATCCGACGTGGTCGCAGGTCTACAACGACGGCCTTGAACCGTACTTGTCCGGCAACATCACGGCACAGCAGGCGTGGGACAACTCGATTCAGCCCGTGCGCGAGTTCATGTTCAGGTACACGAGGCAGGAAGAACTCTCCCTCATAATCTCGATGTCAGAGTCTCCGCGCCCAGCAAATCAGTCGGAAGTCAGCACGCGCGTGCTTATCCCTGCATTCATGCTCAGCGAGCTAAAGACGGCGTTTCAGATGGGAGTAGTGATCTACATTCCGTTTCTGGTTGTGGACATGGTCGTGTCGAGTGTACTGCTGGCTATGGGCATGATGATGCTTCCGCCAATGATGATTTCCCTGCCGTTCAAGATTCTGCTGTTCGTGATGGCAGACGGCTGGAATCTCGTGGTGATGAGCGTCCTAAAGAGCTTCACCAACGTACCATAA
- a CDS encoding response regulator: MGKKVLIVDDAAFMRMMLKDILTKNDFEVVAEAENGKAGVAAFQKYKPDIITMDITMPEMNGIDAVKAIKAIDPSVKVVMVSAMGQQPMVIEAIQAGANDFIVKPFQPERVIEAITKVLS, from the coding sequence ATGGGCAAAAAGGTTTTAATCGTCGATGACGCGGCGTTTATGCGCATGATGCTAAAGGATATTCTGACCAAGAACGACTTTGAGGTTGTTGCTGAGGCCGAGAACGGCAAGGCAGGAGTAGCCGCCTTCCAGAAGTACAAGCCTGACATCATCACAATGGACATCACCATGCCGGAGATGAACGGAATCGATGCCGTCAAAGCCATCAAAGCAATAGACCCCAGTGTCAAGGTCGTCATGGTCTCGGCAATGGGTCAGCAGCCAATGGTCATCGAGGCAATCCAGGCCGGAGCAAATGACTTCATCGTCAAGCCCTTCCAGCCCGAGAGAGTTATTGAAGCCATCACAAAGGTGCTGTCATAA
- a CDS encoding flagellar biosynthetic protein FliQ, translating into MPVTNLSLFDVLSGAIWTMISVTLPILLTAMIVGLLIGILQTATSIQEQTLIFIPKILAVFGCIVMLSPWIGTRMLVMTREILGQLERFIQ; encoded by the coding sequence ATGCCCGTAACTAACTTAAGCCTGTTCGACGTTCTCAGCGGTGCAATCTGGACGATGATTTCCGTAACCCTCCCGATATTATTGACGGCAATGATTGTCGGCCTACTCATCGGAATACTCCAGACCGCGACATCAATTCAGGAGCAGACGTTAATCTTCATCCCGAAGATTCTTGCGGTGTTCGGGTGCATCGTAATGCTGTCCCCGTGGATAGGGACGAGAATGCTCGTTATGACCCGCGAGATTCTCGGGCAGCTCGAGAGATTCATACAGTGA
- a CDS encoding flagellar biosynthetic protein FliR, producing the protein MRGIELPSQLLAVYLLLHLRYIGLVFSSPVFTSTMPPTPYRYMFVVMLSVCSVGIIKTEEIPMIYFDEVIFLAAVCLRELLVGVALGFISALPLYALYVAGEQTGTTIGFSMAQVMDPTTQSQSTLIGQLHFFVAMWLYFRWNGHLLMIQAVIESLKLVPPGQISLFPSGDMQLGSWLQSMFTLGIRMVVPFYCAVVLSDVGLGFLARTVPQMNIFVVGLPIKVMLGFMVLAAVLPLAMDLVYNQFEHWIEFALSVIRAWRAVP; encoded by the coding sequence GTGAGAGGGATTGAGCTACCCTCACAGCTTTTAGCCGTCTACCTTCTGCTTCACCTGAGGTATATCGGACTCGTTTTCTCCTCTCCTGTCTTCACGTCAACAATGCCGCCGACACCGTACAGGTACATGTTTGTTGTGATGCTGTCGGTGTGCTCTGTCGGTATCATCAAGACGGAAGAAATCCCAATGATATATTTCGACGAGGTAATCTTCTTGGCCGCCGTGTGCCTCCGTGAACTGCTTGTGGGTGTTGCGCTGGGCTTCATCTCTGCACTGCCGCTGTACGCGCTCTATGTTGCCGGAGAACAGACAGGAACAACTATAGGCTTCTCGATGGCTCAGGTGATGGACCCGACAACGCAGAGCCAGTCAACGCTTATCGGACAGCTTCATTTCTTCGTTGCTATGTGGCTGTACTTCCGCTGGAACGGACATCTCCTGATGATTCAGGCAGTAATCGAGAGCCTGAAGCTCGTTCCGCCGGGACAGATTTCGCTTTTCCCTTCGGGTGATATGCAGCTGGGTTCGTGGCTTCAGAGCATGTTCACGCTCGGCATCAGAATGGTCGTTCCGTTCTATTGCGCGGTTGTGCTCTCGGACGTGGGGCTGGGCTTCCTTGCGCGTACAGTCCCGCAGATGAATATCTTTGTCGTCGGACTGCCCATAAAGGTAATGCTGGGGTTCATGGTTTTGGCGGCTGTTCTGCCTCTGGCGATGGACTTGGTGTATAACCAGTTCGAGCACTGGATAGAGTTTGCGCTCAGCGTGATTCGTGCATGGAGGGCTGTACCGTGA
- the flhB gene encoding flagellar biosynthesis protein FlhB, protein MEGCTVSFNLQFFGEERTEEATPHKREKVREEGRVCVSKDLNAAVAIIIALLGLAMLGAMTWRTLTGLIQFMFRAVGDRTILQDGWFAFVSWEAIKRYFAAWLPLGGLVVLFSTSTVIAQVGFAMTGEPFGPHFDRLNPFTGMKKIISMRSCVELIKGLLKASIFAVMIYNAIRSYLPVSSKAMQMPLPVGARQFWDMLWTLAMRLALMLLVMAFADYAYQKWDFENSIKMSKKEVKDEYKQMEGDPQVKQKIRQKQREMAKQRMMQDVPKADVVITNPTHIAVALQYDREVMGAPVVIAKGGDYTARRIREIAELNLIPVVENKPLAWALYEHVEIGEEIPEDLYKGVAEVLAFVYKLKAS, encoded by the coding sequence ATGGAGGGCTGTACCGTGAGCTTCAACCTGCAGTTCTTCGGCGAGGAACGAACGGAGGAAGCTACCCCGCACAAGCGCGAGAAAGTCCGCGAAGAAGGCCGTGTGTGCGTCAGCAAAGACCTTAACGCCGCAGTAGCGATAATCATTGCACTGTTGGGCTTAGCGATGCTCGGAGCTATGACGTGGCGGACATTGACGGGGCTGATACAGTTCATGTTCCGCGCAGTAGGAGACAGGACGATACTGCAAGACGGCTGGTTCGCGTTCGTCTCGTGGGAAGCCATAAAGAGATACTTTGCCGCGTGGCTTCCGTTAGGCGGGCTCGTGGTGCTGTTCTCGACTTCTACGGTTATTGCGCAGGTAGGCTTCGCGATGACGGGCGAACCCTTCGGCCCTCACTTCGACCGCCTTAACCCCTTCACCGGCATGAAGAAGATTATCTCTATGCGTTCGTGCGTCGAACTTATCAAGGGGCTGCTGAAGGCCTCAATCTTCGCGGTGATGATCTACAACGCGATACGCAGCTACCTTCCCGTCTCCTCGAAGGCTATGCAGATGCCCCTTCCTGTCGGAGCACGGCAGTTCTGGGACATGCTCTGGACGCTGGCAATGAGGCTCGCACTGATGCTGCTGGTTATGGCGTTTGCTGATTACGCGTACCAGAAATGGGACTTCGAGAACTCAATCAAGATGAGCAAGAAGGAAGTCAAGGACGAGTACAAGCAGATGGAGGGAGACCCGCAGGTCAAGCAGAAGATTCGCCAGAAACAGCGCGAGATGGCCAAGCAGAGGATGATGCAGGATGTTCCGAAGGCCGACGTTGTCATCACGAACCCGACGCACATTGCTGTAGCTCTGCAGTACGACAGGGAAGTGATGGGAGCACCGGTAGTTATCGCGAAGGGAGGGGACTACACAGCCCGGCGCATCAGGGAGATTGCGGAGCTGAATCTTATTCCTGTTGTCGAGAACAAACCGCTTGCGTGGGCTCTGTATGAGCACGTGGAGATTGGCGAGGAGATTCCAGAAGACCTGTACAAGGGAGTTGCGGAGGTGCTGGCGTTCGTGTACAAGCTGAAAGCATCATGA